One segment of Bacteroides caecimuris DNA contains the following:
- a CDS encoding S9 family peptidase: MSKIGKRAILLLLALPIGFNVMAQETKKPTLEELIPGGESYRYADNLYGLQWWGDECIKPGVDTLYSIQPKTGKETMVITREQINKVLEENKAGKLSHLYSVSFPWADKPQMLFKIAGKFIVYDFKNNQVVSTLKPKDGADNEDYCAASGNVAYTIGNNLYVNEKAVTNEPEGIVCGQTVHRNEFGINKGTFWSPKGNLLAFYRMDESMVTQYPLVDITARVGEVNNVRYPMAGMTSHQVKVGIYNPATGKSIYLNAGDPTDRYFTNISWSPDEKSLYLIEVNRDQNHAKLCQYNAETGEPMGVLYEEMHPKYVEPQNAIVFLPWDSTKFIYQSQRDGYNHLYLFDADAANMKGETYNSANGGTYFQAGKVKQLTKGNWLVSDVLGFNTKRKEIIFTAVEGLRSGHFAVNVSNGKISQPFENCKESEHSGMLSASGTYLIDRYSTKDQPRVINLVDTKNFKETANLLTAESPYEGYQMPSIETGTIKAADGTTDLHYRLMKPANFDPTKKYPVIVYVYGGPHAQCVTGGWQNGARGWDTYMAGKGYIMFTIDNRGSSNRGLAFENATFRRLGIEEGKDQVKGVEFLKSLPYVDSERIGVHGWSFGGHMTTALMLRYPEIFKVGVAGGPVIDWGYYEVMYGERYMDTPESNPEGYKECNLRNLAGQLKGHLLIIHDDHDDTCVPQHTLSFMKACVDARTYPDLFIYPCHKHNVAGRDRVHLHEKITRYFEQNL; the protein is encoded by the coding sequence ATGAGTAAAATTGGAAAAAGAGCCATTCTGCTATTGTTGGCACTACCAATCGGATTCAATGTTATGGCACAAGAAACCAAAAAGCCGACACTGGAAGAATTGATTCCGGGTGGCGAGAGTTACCGCTATGCAGACAACCTGTACGGACTGCAATGGTGGGGTGACGAATGTATCAAGCCGGGCGTAGATACCCTTTATTCTATCCAACCCAAAACGGGGAAAGAAACAATGGTTATCACTCGTGAACAGATCAACAAAGTGCTTGAAGAGAACAAGGCAGGAAAGTTATCACACCTGTATTCCGTCAGTTTCCCATGGGCCGACAAGCCACAAATGCTATTCAAGATAGCAGGAAAGTTCATTGTATATGATTTCAAGAACAACCAAGTTGTCAGCACTCTCAAGCCCAAAGACGGAGCTGATAATGAAGACTATTGCGCAGCCAGCGGAAACGTGGCATACACGATAGGTAACAATCTGTATGTGAACGAAAAAGCAGTAACTAATGAACCCGAAGGCATCGTTTGCGGGCAAACAGTACACCGCAATGAATTTGGTATCAACAAAGGTACTTTCTGGAGCCCGAAAGGCAACCTGCTTGCTTTCTACCGTATGGATGAGAGCATGGTGACACAATACCCGCTTGTAGACATCACTGCACGCGTAGGCGAAGTGAACAATGTACGTTATCCGATGGCAGGCATGACGAGCCATCAGGTAAAAGTAGGCATTTACAATCCTGCCACAGGCAAAAGCATTTATCTGAACGCAGGTGATCCCACAGACCGTTATTTCACCAATATCAGCTGGTCACCGGATGAAAAAAGCCTCTACCTGATTGAAGTAAACCGTGACCAGAACCACGCCAAACTTTGCCAGTACAACGCAGAAACAGGAGAGCCGATGGGCGTTCTCTACGAAGAAATGCATCCTAAATACGTGGAGCCGCAAAACGCAATCGTATTTTTGCCGTGGGACTCTACCAAGTTCATCTATCAAAGTCAGCGTGATGGCTACAACCATCTTTATCTCTTTGATGCCGATGCAGCCAACATGAAAGGTGAAACTTATAACAGCGCCAACGGTGGTACTTATTTCCAGGCCGGCAAAGTCAAACAACTGACCAAAGGCAACTGGCTGGTCAGCGACGTCCTAGGATTCAACACAAAGCGTAAAGAAATCATCTTCACAGCCGTAGAAGGCTTGAGAAGCGGACATTTCGCTGTAAACGTGAGCAATGGAAAGATAAGCCAACCGTTCGAGAACTGCAAAGAAAGCGAACATAGCGGCATGCTTAGCGCTTCCGGCACTTATCTTATCGACCGTTATTCAACAAAAGACCAGCCTCGCGTCATCAACCTGGTAGACACCAAAAACTTCAAAGAAACAGCCAATCTGCTAACTGCTGAAAGCCCTTACGAAGGCTACCAAATGCCAAGCATCGAAACCGGAACGATCAAAGCGGCAGACGGCACCACCGACCTGCATTATCGCCTGATGAAACCGGCCAACTTTGACCCGACCAAGAAATATCCCGTCATCGTATACGTCTACGGAGGTCCTCACGCGCAATGCGTCACCGGAGGATGGCAGAACGGCGCACGCGGATGGGACACATACATGGCAGGTAAAGGCTATATCATGTTTACCATCGACAATCGTGGCAGCAGCAACCGTGGACTGGCATTTGAAAATGCTACCTTCCGCCGTCTTGGCATCGAAGAAGGTAAAGACCAGGTAAAAGGCGTTGAATTCCTGAAATCCCTCCCCTACGTAGACAGCGAACGCATCGGCGTACACGGATGGAGCTTCGGAGGACACATGACTACCGCCCTGATGCTCCGTTACCCGGAAATATTCAAAGTAGGCGTTGCCGGAGGCCCGGTAATCGACTGGGGGTATTATGAAGTGATGTACGGCGAACGCTATATGGATACACCGGAAAGCAACCCCGAAGGCTACAAAGAATGTAATCTGAGAAACCTTGCCGGCCAACTGAAAGGTCACCTATTGATTATTCACGACGACCATGACGACACCTGCGTGCCACAGCACACCCTGTCGTTCATGAAAGCCTGCGTAGATGCCCGCACTTATCCCGACCTGTTTATCTACCCGTGCCACAAGCACAACGTAGCAGGGCGCGACCGTGTACATCTGCATGAGAAAATCACCCGGTACTTTGAGCAGAACTTATAA
- a CDS encoding ORF6N domain-containing protein → MDDIAIIENKIYEIRGQKVMLDFDLAEMYGVETKRLKEQVRRNIERFPAEFMFELTKEEVTISRSQIATLKTGQGYNIKYLPFAFTEYGIVMLSSVLKSKTAVEVNINIIRAFVRMRQYLLSNVPKKELEELKQRIEYLEEDITSDRESYEKQFDDLFNAFAKISAIIQSRQTPLDRVKIEGFKTNNKEKSNE, encoded by the coding sequence ATGGATGATATAGCCATTATAGAAAACAAAATATACGAAATCAGAGGGCAAAAAGTTATGCTTGACTTTGATTTGGCAGAAATGTATGGAGTTGAGACTAAACGCCTCAAAGAACAAGTACGTCGTAATATTGAACGCTTTCCTGCTGAATTCATGTTCGAGCTAACAAAGGAAGAAGTTACAATTTCAAGGTCGCAAATTGCGACCTTGAAAACAGGACAAGGATATAATATCAAATATCTTCCATTTGCATTTACTGAATATGGTATAGTTATGTTATCCAGCGTCCTCAAATCCAAGACCGCTGTGGAAGTAAATATCAATATTATCCGTGCTTTTGTACGTATGCGCCAATATCTTCTATCCAATGTACCTAAAAAGGAGTTGGAAGAATTAAAACAACGCATCGAATATCTCGAAGAAGATATTACTTCTGATAGGGAAAGTTACGAAAAACAATTTGACGACCTATTTAATGCCTTTGCTAAAATAAGTGCAATTATCCAATCAAGACAGACTCCCTTGGACAGAGTAAAAATAGAAGGATTTAAAACAAATAATAAAGAAAAGAGCAATGAGTAA
- a CDS encoding class I SAM-dependent RNA methyltransferase, which translates to MSEQFEMIAKTFQGLEEILAEELTALGANDIQIGRRMVSFTGDKRMMYKANFCLRTAIRILKPIKNFTAKDADEVYNQIQAIPWEEYLDVNKTFAIDAVVFSDEFRHSKFVSYKVKDAIVDYFRDKTGKRPSVRINNPDVLLNIHIAQTTCTLSLDSSGESLHRRGYRQEAVEAPLNEVLAAGMILMTGWRGECDLIDPMCGSGTIPVEAALIAKNIAPGVFRKGFAFEKWVDFDADMFDEIYNDDSQEREFAHKIYGYDNNPKANEIATRNIKAAGVSKDIVLKLQPFQQFEQPQEKSIIITNPPYGERISTNDLLGLYQMIGERLKHAFVGNEAWVLSYREECFDQIGLKASQKVPLFNGPLECEFRKYEIFDGKYKEFKSQEEGEEKKEAEGEQAPRFRERKEFKPRREGEFKPRRDGESRPRREGEYKPRREGGEFKGGDRDRKPRGEFRGGRDSRPPREFRGNREPRIPKKEEE; encoded by the coding sequence ATGAGCGAACAATTCGAGATGATAGCCAAGACTTTCCAGGGACTGGAAGAGATACTTGCAGAAGAACTGACAGCATTAGGGGCCAACGACATTCAAATAGGACGCCGCATGGTTTCATTCACAGGAGATAAACGTATGATGTATAAGGCGAATTTTTGCCTTCGCACCGCCATCCGTATCCTGAAGCCAATTAAAAACTTTACAGCCAAAGATGCCGATGAGGTTTATAATCAAATACAGGCTATTCCATGGGAAGAATATCTCGATGTGAACAAGACGTTCGCTATCGATGCAGTAGTATTCAGCGATGAGTTCCGCCATTCGAAATTTGTTTCGTATAAGGTGAAAGATGCGATTGTGGATTATTTCCGTGATAAAACAGGGAAACGTCCGTCGGTACGTATCAACAATCCGGATGTACTCCTGAATATTCATATTGCACAGACTACCTGTACGTTGTCTTTGGACTCGTCCGGAGAATCACTTCACCGTCGCGGTTATCGCCAGGAAGCAGTAGAAGCCCCGTTAAATGAGGTATTGGCTGCCGGCATGATTCTAATGACCGGATGGCGTGGAGAATGTGATTTGATCGACCCGATGTGTGGTTCGGGTACAATCCCTGTTGAAGCGGCACTGATTGCTAAGAATATCGCTCCGGGAGTATTCCGTAAAGGGTTTGCTTTTGAGAAATGGGTAGATTTCGATGCGGATATGTTCGATGAGATTTACAATGATGACAGTCAGGAGCGCGAATTTGCTCATAAGATTTACGGATACGATAACAATCCGAAAGCTAATGAGATTGCGACTCGCAATATAAAAGCTGCCGGTGTATCGAAAGACATCGTGTTGAAGCTGCAACCGTTCCAGCAGTTTGAACAGCCGCAGGAGAAGTCGATCATCATCACTAACCCGCCATACGGTGAACGTATTTCCACTAATGATTTGCTTGGACTTTATCAAATGATCGGTGAACGTCTGAAACATGCGTTTGTAGGAAACGAGGCATGGGTGCTTTCTTATCGGGAAGAGTGTTTCGACCAGATTGGTCTGAAAGCAAGTCAGAAAGTTCCTTTGTTCAATGGACCGTTGGAGTGTGAGTTCCGCAAATATGAGATTTTTGACGGAAAATACAAAGAGTTCAAGAGCCAGGAGGAAGGGGAAGAAAAGAAAGAGGCTGAAGGAGAACAGGCTCCAAGATTCAGAGAAAGAAAAGAATTTAAGCCACGCCGCGAAGGTGAGTTCAAACCGCGTCGGGATGGTGAATCCAGACCTCGCAGAGAGGGAGAATACAAGCCGCGCAGAGAAGGCGGTGAGTTCAAAGGTGGTGACAGAGATAGAAAGCCACGAGGAGAATTCCGCGGGGGAAGAGATTCAAGGCCCCCGAGAGAGTTTAGGGGGAACCGGGAGCCGAGGATTCCGAAGAAGGAAGAGGAATAA
- a CDS encoding serine O-acetyltransferase codes for MSPLNFTHILTQAVDELSESESYKGLFHQHKDGEPLPSAKVLYEIIELSRSILFPGYYGNSTINSRTINYHIGVNIEKLFDLLCEQILAGLCFSTSIEGKCNVCSDSKREEAARLAAKFISKLPAMRRILATDVEAAYNGDPAAVSYGEVIFCYPAIKAISNYRIAHELLELGVPLIPRIITEMAHSETGIDIHPAAKIGTHFTIDHGTGVVIGATSIIGNNVKLYQGVTLGAKSFPLDADGKPIKGIPRHPILEDNVIVYSNATILGRITIGRDATVGGNIWVTENVPAGARIVQTKAKK; via the coding sequence ATGAGTCCACTGAACTTCACCCACATTTTGACACAGGCAGTCGATGAGCTATCGGAAAGCGAATCTTATAAAGGACTGTTTCATCAGCACAAAGATGGCGAACCACTGCCCTCTGCTAAAGTCTTGTATGAGATTATTGAGCTTTCACGTTCCATTCTCTTCCCCGGATATTACGGAAATTCTACTATTAACAGCCGGACAATTAATTATCACATCGGCGTCAACATTGAAAAATTGTTTGACTTACTTTGTGAGCAAATCCTGGCCGGATTGTGTTTTAGCACTTCCATAGAGGGGAAATGCAACGTCTGCTCCGACTCGAAACGGGAAGAGGCAGCACGTCTTGCTGCTAAATTTATCAGTAAGCTACCTGCCATGAGAAGAATACTGGCAACTGATGTGGAAGCCGCCTATAACGGCGACCCGGCTGCCGTAAGTTATGGGGAGGTAATTTTCTGCTATCCGGCCATTAAAGCGATCAGCAATTACCGTATTGCACATGAATTGTTGGAATTGGGTGTTCCTTTGATTCCCCGCATCATCACGGAGATGGCGCATAGCGAAACGGGAATTGATATCCATCCGGCCGCAAAGATTGGCACTCACTTCACTATCGACCACGGTACGGGTGTCGTTATCGGTGCCACGAGTATTATCGGAAATAACGTCAAGCTATATCAGGGCGTCACTTTGGGAGCCAAGAGTTTCCCGCTGGATGCCGACGGAAAACCAATCAAGGGAATCCCCCGCCATCCGATCCTGGAAGACAATGTGATTGTTTATTCCAACGCCACTATTTTGGGAAGAATCACCATCGGACGTGACGCAACCGTAGGCGGTAATATCTGGGTAACGGAGAATGTTCCTGCAGGAGCAAGAATCGTACAAACTAAAGCAAAAAAATAA
- a CDS encoding histidine kinase — MNRKAAMKLFGLLGLLMLLSCGYADRHRNNSSCEQVLVDSLAVRVQDSLFANVHYSRSQVLDALTQVKDSQVYYRLLALYGKTFFVSSDFDSILYYNRRVKEFSRNASQSPESLQSPQWNDVLSDVYNVEGNVWMQLNRPDSAITDYKKAYEYRLKGKKLHLLPDICINIADAYLHCSDLAHTASYYRHALFLCDSLNLSEHAKFPVYYGLGQTYMELRDFDLSNHYYELAGQYFNEMNVGERWTYLNNRGNHYYYRKDYQEALKYMRRANVLVSSYPQMVFEQNFIKVNLGELYLLTDKLDSAQACLDESYRFFSGIQHNSAVHYIETQMIELALKKGNIVQAETMIARTAPVGHLDANMLTIRNQYLQHYFEQIGDYRHAYEYLKRDRHLDDSIRSERVQMRVAELDMRYRQDTIVLRKEMQIQRQAGEMRVLKLSVFIGGLICVLLVAGVVVLVWYMRKKREFLRQRFFQQINRVRMENLRSRISPHFTFNVLGREINQFNGSEEVKHNLMELVKYLRRSLELTEKLSVSLQDELDFVRTYIELERGRVGEDFVATVTVEDGLDATRIMIPSMIVQIPVENAIKHGLAGKDGKKELSVYVSRETNGIRMTITDNGRGYLPQMASATRGTGTGLKVLYQTIQLLNTKNKNDTIHFDITNRSDGQTGTQVSVYIPFRFSYDL; from the coding sequence ATGAATCGGAAGGCTGCTATGAAACTATTTGGACTGTTGGGGTTGTTGATGTTGTTGAGTTGCGGATATGCTGATAGACACCGCAATAACTCTTCGTGCGAACAGGTGTTGGTTGATTCTCTAGCAGTTCGTGTGCAGGATTCTTTGTTTGCCAATGTGCATTATTCCCGCTCACAGGTGCTCGACGCACTGACACAGGTGAAAGATTCCCAGGTCTATTATCGTCTGCTTGCCCTTTATGGGAAAACATTCTTTGTCTCTTCCGATTTTGATTCTATACTCTATTACAACCGCCGGGTAAAGGAATTTTCCCGCAATGCTTCCCAATCTCCTGAATCTCTCCAATCTCCACAATGGAATGATGTATTATCCGATGTTTATAATGTCGAAGGCAACGTGTGGATGCAACTGAACCGCCCTGATTCTGCAATTACCGACTATAAGAAAGCCTACGAATATCGCCTCAAAGGAAAGAAACTGCACCTGCTCCCGGATATTTGTATCAATATTGCTGATGCCTACCTGCATTGCAGTGACTTGGCACACACTGCTTCGTATTATCGTCATGCCCTGTTTCTCTGTGATTCGCTAAACTTGTCCGAGCATGCGAAATTCCCTGTCTACTATGGATTAGGGCAAACCTACATGGAATTGCGGGATTTCGATTTATCCAATCATTACTATGAATTGGCCGGGCAGTATTTCAATGAAATGAACGTGGGCGAACGATGGACTTATCTCAATAATCGTGGTAATCATTATTATTACCGGAAAGACTATCAGGAAGCCTTGAAGTATATGCGCAGGGCCAATGTGCTCGTCTCTTCTTATCCGCAGATGGTGTTTGAACAGAATTTTATCAAAGTAAACCTGGGAGAACTGTATCTGCTGACTGACAAACTGGACTCTGCACAAGCCTGTCTGGACGAGAGTTATCGGTTCTTCTCCGGTATACAGCATAACTCGGCTGTACATTACATCGAAACCCAGATGATTGAACTGGCATTGAAGAAAGGAAATATAGTTCAAGCGGAAACAATGATCGCCCGAACTGCTCCTGTCGGGCATCTTGATGCTAATATGCTGACTATACGCAATCAGTATCTACAACATTATTTTGAACAGATTGGTGATTACCGCCATGCCTATGAGTATCTGAAACGCGATCGTCATCTGGATGATTCCATTCGTAGCGAACGAGTACAAATGCGTGTTGCCGAATTGGATATGCGCTATCGGCAAGATACAATCGTGCTTCGTAAAGAAATGCAGATTCAGCGACAGGCAGGAGAGATGAGGGTGCTCAAATTGAGTGTATTTATCGGGGGGCTTATCTGCGTGCTGCTTGTGGCGGGAGTAGTGGTGCTTGTCTGGTATATGCGTAAAAAGAGGGAGTTTCTTCGTCAACGTTTCTTCCAGCAAATCAACCGGGTTCGCATGGAGAACTTGCGGAGCCGTATTTCCCCTCATTTCACTTTTAATGTATTGGGACGTGAAATCAACCAGTTTAACGGCTCGGAAGAGGTAAAACATAATCTGATGGAGTTGGTGAAGTATCTTCGTCGGAGCCTCGAACTGACCGAGAAGTTGAGTGTATCCTTGCAAGATGAACTGGATTTCGTGCGTACATACATCGAATTGGAGCGCGGGCGTGTGGGGGAAGATTTTGTTGCGACAGTCACAGTGGAGGACGGATTGGATGCGACCCGCATCATGATTCCTTCTATGATTGTACAAATCCCGGTAGAAAATGCGATTAAGCATGGACTGGCGGGAAAGGACGGAAAAAAGGAACTAAGTGTATATGTTTCCCGTGAAACAAATGGGATTCGTATGACGATTACTGACAACGGACGCGGATATCTTCCGCAAATGGCTTCCGCCACACGGGGGACTGGCACAGGGCTGAAAGTGCTTTATCAGACCATCCAATTACTGAATACAAAGAATAAAAATGACACAATACATTTTGATATAACCAACAGAAGCGATGGACAAACCGGCACGCAAGTGTCGGTATATATCCCGTTTCGTTTTTCTTATGATTTATGA
- a CDS encoding LytR/AlgR family response regulator transcription factor: MMETEEKYKVVIVDDERAAIDVLRRELEPYREFEVKGTAGNGAKGKKMIMELHPDLLFLDVELPDTLGLNLLSEIREDILWDMKVVFYTSYDKYLLQALRESAFDFLLKPFEAEDLKVIMERYRKAMSSASLPLLPSFASSISASMPQQVMFMINTVTGFKLLRLEEIGFFEYLKDKRQWQVVLFNQTRLSLKRNTKAEDIISYSQAFVQISQSAIVNIDYLAMIDGKCCQLYPPFHDKNDLVISRSYLKELQERFFVL; the protein is encoded by the coding sequence ATGATGGAGACAGAAGAAAAGTATAAGGTAGTCATTGTTGACGATGAACGTGCAGCGATTGATGTTTTGCGCCGCGAGTTGGAGCCCTATCGTGAATTTGAAGTAAAAGGAACTGCAGGGAATGGTGCAAAGGGTAAAAAGATGATTATGGAGTTGCACCCGGATTTATTGTTTCTCGATGTGGAGCTTCCGGATACATTGGGGCTTAACCTGCTAAGTGAAATTAGAGAGGATATTTTGTGGGATATGAAGGTGGTGTTTTATACCTCTTATGATAAATACTTGCTTCAGGCATTGCGTGAGTCGGCTTTTGACTTCCTGTTGAAGCCTTTTGAAGCGGAAGACCTGAAAGTGATTATGGAGCGTTACCGGAAGGCAATGTCCTCTGCTTCGCTTCCTCTTTTGCCCTCTTTTGCTTCTTCTATCAGTGCATCAATGCCACAACAAGTCATGTTTATGATTAACACAGTGACGGGGTTCAAGCTTTTACGTCTGGAAGAAATCGGCTTTTTTGAGTATCTGAAAGACAAACGTCAATGGCAGGTAGTCTTGTTTAATCAGACTCGCCTGAGTTTGAAGCGGAATACAAAAGCAGAAGATATTATTAGTTATTCACAAGCTTTTGTACAGATTAGCCAATCGGCTATTGTAAATATCGATTATTTGGCAATGATTGATGGTAAGTGTTGTCAGCTTTATCCGCCTTTTCACGATAAAAACGATCTGGTGATTTCTCGAAGCTATCTGAAAGAACTGCAAGAGCGTTTCTTTGTTTTGTAA
- a CDS encoding DUF3836 domain-containing protein encodes MKAKKSLKMFVLTAALLVVSLATSARSYDNQLIYNPIEENGMTVGQTVYKMDGNILANYMKYNYKYDDNKRMIESEALKWNSSKDEWEKDLRINYTYEGKTVTTNYYKWNAKKQAYVLVPEMTVTMDNTNM; translated from the coding sequence ATGAAAGCAAAAAAATCTTTAAAAATGTTCGTTTTAACTGCTGCTCTTCTTGTTGTATCGCTTGCTACTTCTGCACGTAGCTACGACAATCAATTGATTTATAATCCAATCGAAGAGAATGGCATGACAGTAGGACAAACCGTTTACAAAATGGACGGAAACATACTTGCCAACTACATGAAGTACAACTATAAGTACGATGACAATAAACGTATGATTGAAAGCGAAGCCTTAAAGTGGAACAGCAGCAAGGACGAATGGGAAAAAGACCTACGCATCAACTATACGTATGAAGGCAAGACCGTTACTACCAATTATTATAAATGGAACGCTAAAAAACAAGCCTACGTACTAGTACCCGAAATGACCGTTACAATGGATAATACAAATATGTAA